Proteins encoded by one window of Rubrobacter indicoceani:
- a CDS encoding dihydrolipoamide acetyltransferase family protein, with amino-acid sequence MPEVIMPKMGDAMEEGTLLKWLKSEGDEVSEGDPIAEIETDKVTLELEAEDAGTLAKLYAGEGDEVPVGEAIAFIAGEGEEAPEGGGSAAENSGGEAEAEEGDTGDSGDSGGGPRATVTLSDGDSENSPGGEAGANAEAGSNGQYRASPIVKRLARENDLDLSRIQGSGPAGRIVERDVKQAMEDGSAQKASGGEAEDPGSKQQASEADAKQASAGTPKSEAPKPTGEDGTEIKPLTKMQQVVASRMSQSKQEVPHFYVTVEAEVDALMALRKQLNSSLEEDGVKLSVNDFVMKACAAGLRKFPNLNALWTDEGIETHEQVDMAMAVALDAGLITPVVKDAGRITLSAISAQAKDLAKRARDGKLKPEEYQGGTFTVSNMGMFGIENFSAIINQPQAAIVAVASISSRPAFDDEGSVVARSYMKLTLSADHRIANGAEGALYMAEVKRLIESPMNLVV; translated from the coding sequence TTGCCCGAAGTAATAATGCCCAAGATGGGCGACGCGATGGAGGAAGGCACGCTCCTCAAGTGGCTCAAGTCCGAGGGCGACGAGGTCTCCGAGGGCGACCCGATAGCCGAGATCGAGACCGACAAGGTAACCCTCGAGCTCGAGGCCGAAGACGCCGGCACCCTGGCGAAGCTCTACGCCGGAGAGGGCGATGAGGTCCCCGTCGGGGAGGCAATCGCGTTTATCGCCGGGGAGGGCGAGGAAGCCCCCGAAGGCGGCGGTTCCGCGGCGGAGAACTCCGGCGGCGAAGCCGAAGCTGAGGAGGGCGACACCGGAGATTCCGGCGACTCGGGCGGCGGACCGCGCGCCACCGTAACCCTCTCGGACGGCGACTCGGAGAACTCCCCGGGCGGAGAGGCCGGGGCAAATGCAGAGGCCGGGTCCAACGGACAGTACCGGGCCTCTCCGATAGTGAAGCGGCTGGCGCGGGAGAACGACCTCGACCTGTCGAGGATCCAGGGCAGCGGCCCGGCGGGGCGCATCGTTGAGCGCGACGTAAAACAGGCTATGGAGGATGGCAGCGCGCAGAAGGCCTCCGGTGGGGAAGCCGAAGACCCCGGTTCAAAGCAGCAGGCATCTGAGGCCGATGCAAAGCAGGCGAGCGCCGGAACCCCGAAGTCCGAGGCCCCGAAGCCGACGGGCGAGGATGGCACGGAGATAAAGCCGCTCACGAAGATGCAGCAGGTCGTGGCGAGCCGCATGAGCCAGTCCAAGCAGGAGGTGCCGCACTTCTACGTAACGGTAGAGGCCGAGGTGGACGCGCTCATGGCCCTCAGAAAGCAGCTCAACTCCTCGCTCGAAGAAGACGGCGTAAAGCTCTCCGTCAACGACTTCGTGATGAAGGCGTGCGCCGCCGGGCTCAGGAAGTTCCCGAACCTCAACGCGCTCTGGACCGACGAGGGCATAGAGACCCACGAGCAGGTGGACATGGCGATGGCCGTCGCCCTCGACGCGGGGCTTATAACGCCGGTGGTCAAGGACGCCGGGAGGATCACGCTCTCGGCGATCTCCGCTCAGGCGAAGGACCTCGCGAAGCGCGCCCGCGACGGCAAGCTCAAGCCCGAGGAGTATCAGGGCGGGACGTTTACCGTGTCCAACATGGGGATGTTCGGCATCGAAAACTTCTCCGCTATAATCAACCAGCCTCAGGCCGCCATCGTGGCGGTCGCGAGCATCTCCAGCCGTCCGGCCTTCGATGACGAAGGCAGCGTCGTGGCGAGAAGCTACATGAAGCTGACGCTCTCGGCGGATCACCGCATCGCCAACGGCGCGGAGGGCGCGCTCTACATGGCCGAGGTCAAACGGCTTATCGAAAGCCCCATGAACCTCGTCGTATAG
- a CDS encoding alpha-ketoacid dehydrogenase subunit beta, whose protein sequence is MAETKTYREALREGMVFGMEDDENVVLMGEDIGVYGGTHLITDGLYDQYGPKRVMDTPIAEGGFVGAAIGMAMTGMRPIVEMMTWNFSFLASDQIIQNAAKVRYFSGGQVKVPLVIRGPNGGGVQLSAQHTHSLENLYGHFPGLKVVSPVTPNDVKGMMITAIRDDNPVIFLEAGALYGTKGEVGEGDNAVEFGKARIAREGSDVTLIAYGRQVNLCLRAAETLEEEDGVSAEVIDLRSIRPFDEQTIIQSVEKTHRAVAVQEQWKWFGVASEVAAIIQEHAFDSLDAPVMRVSGAEVPAPYARNLELAAFPSEKMVANAARKSLYIEEK, encoded by the coding sequence ATGGCTGAGACCAAAACCTACCGGGAGGCCTTGCGAGAGGGCATGGTCTTCGGGATGGAGGACGACGAAAACGTAGTCCTCATGGGCGAGGACATCGGAGTATACGGCGGCACCCACCTCATCACCGACGGCCTCTACGACCAGTACGGCCCGAAAAGGGTCATGGACACGCCTATTGCGGAGGGGGGTTTTGTGGGAGCGGCGATCGGGATGGCCATGACCGGGATGCGCCCGATAGTCGAGATGATGACGTGGAACTTCTCGTTTCTCGCCTCCGACCAGATCATCCAGAACGCTGCGAAGGTGCGCTACTTCTCGGGTGGTCAGGTAAAGGTTCCGCTTGTTATACGCGGCCCCAACGGCGGCGGGGTGCAGCTCTCCGCGCAGCACACCCACTCCCTTGAAAACCTCTACGGGCACTTTCCCGGCCTCAAAGTCGTCTCCCCGGTAACTCCGAACGACGTCAAGGGGATGATGATCACGGCCATCCGCGACGACAATCCCGTGATCTTCCTTGAAGCCGGCGCCCTGTACGGCACCAAGGGCGAGGTCGGAGAGGGCGACAACGCCGTTGAGTTCGGGAAGGCTAGGATAGCCCGCGAGGGCTCCGACGTCACCCTTATCGCCTATGGTCGCCAGGTTAATCTGTGCCTGCGGGCCGCCGAGACGCTTGAAGAAGAGGACGGCGTAAGCGCGGAGGTTATAGACCTGCGCTCCATCCGGCCCTTCGACGAGCAGACCATCATCCAGAGCGTCGAGAAAACGCACCGGGCCGTTGCGGTTCAGGAGCAGTGGAAGTGGTTCGGGGTGGCGAGCGAGGTAGCGGCGATCATCCAGGAACACGCCTTCGATTCGCTTGACGCGCCCGTTATGCGCGTAAGCGGGGCGGAGGTTCCGGCCCCTTACGCAAGAAACCTGGAGCTTGCCGCCTTCCCGTCGGAGAAGATGGTCGCAAACGCCGCAAGAAAGTCGCTCTACATAGAGGAGAAGTAA
- a CDS encoding thiamine pyrophosphate-dependent dehydrogenase E1 component subunit alpha — MSEGKKGAVATKEGSERLVELYRKMVLVRAFEDACGRGFRQGKIGGYLHVYTGQEAVATGLLDAYREGDRVITAYRDHAHALLLGATADEVMAELYGKGSGLVKGKGGSMHLFDVDNGLYGGYGIVAGHIPLGVGFAYAQRYTGTDHITQLYLGDGSVNNGAFHEAANLAGLWGKDGMCPCLFVLENNQYGMGTSVGRSTAQEDLAEKFRAHGVEAEKVDGMDLEAMLEAGERLTAQVRETGVPYAIEAMTYRTVPHGAADFFEKYRTKEEVEKWRERDPIGLLEKRLVESGVEEGKLDEYKDEAKEEVQAAVKFADEAEEPDISELYTDVYVGEDEYLGSDNNGGNE, encoded by the coding sequence ATGAGCGAAGGCAAGAAGGGCGCGGTAGCTACAAAGGAAGGTTCGGAGCGGCTCGTTGAGTTATACCGGAAGATGGTTCTGGTGCGGGCGTTTGAGGACGCGTGCGGGCGCGGGTTCCGGCAGGGTAAGATCGGCGGCTATCTGCACGTCTATACCGGGCAGGAGGCCGTTGCGACGGGGCTGCTCGACGCCTACAGGGAGGGCGACCGCGTTATAACGGCGTACCGCGACCACGCGCACGCGCTTCTGCTCGGCGCGACGGCGGACGAGGTAATGGCCGAGCTGTACGGCAAGGGAAGCGGGCTCGTCAAGGGCAAGGGCGGCTCGATGCACCTCTTTGACGTGGACAACGGCCTCTACGGCGGCTACGGCATCGTCGCGGGGCACATACCGCTCGGTGTCGGGTTCGCCTACGCGCAGCGGTATACCGGGACAGATCACATAACCCAGCTCTACCTCGGGGACGGCTCCGTGAACAACGGCGCGTTTCACGAGGCGGCAAACCTCGCCGGGCTTTGGGGCAAGGACGGCATGTGTCCGTGCCTCTTTGTTCTGGAGAATAACCAGTACGGTATGGGAACCTCGGTCGGACGCTCGACGGCTCAAGAGGACCTCGCCGAGAAGTTCCGCGCCCACGGCGTCGAGGCCGAGAAAGTGGACGGCATGGACCTTGAGGCCATGCTCGAAGCCGGAGAGAGGCTGACGGCGCAGGTCCGGGAGACCGGCGTACCGTACGCCATCGAAGCAATGACCTACCGGACGGTCCCGCACGGCGCGGCCGACTTCTTCGAGAAATACCGCACCAAAGAAGAGGTCGAGAAGTGGCGCGAGCGCGACCCAATCGGCCTCTTGGAGAAAAGGCTCGTCGAGAGCGGCGTTGAGGAGGGCAAGCTCGACGAGTACAAGGACGAGGCCAAAGAAGAAGTCCAGGCCGCCGTCAAGTTCGCCGACGAGGCCGAAGAGCCGGACATCTCCGAGCTTTACACCGATGTATACGTCGGAGAAGACGAGTACCTGGGCAGCGACAACAACGGGGGGAACGAGTAG
- the rdgB gene encoding RdgB/HAM1 family non-canonical purine NTP pyrophosphatase → MMPEKPIFVTSNKNKLREAEAILGVKLDRAAPNVPELQSLDFAEVASAKARAARAALGDPNAPVIVDDSGLVVNAWNDFPGALTKWFLRSVGVSGLLKMLSAFPDRSARSVCVVAVSASSGEIHLFRGEVEGEIADAPRGAAGFGYDPVFVPNGHRRTYSEMGDEKHENSHRNRAFNALAVWLTAGRKG, encoded by the coding sequence ATGATGCCTGAAAAACCGATCTTCGTGACCTCGAACAAAAACAAACTCCGCGAAGCCGAGGCGATACTCGGCGTGAAACTCGACCGTGCCGCCCCGAACGTCCCCGAACTCCAGTCCCTTGATTTCGCGGAGGTCGCCTCGGCGAAGGCCCGCGCCGCCCGCGCCGCCCTCGGCGACCCGAACGCCCCCGTGATAGTGGACGACTCCGGCCTTGTCGTGAACGCCTGGAACGACTTCCCCGGCGCCCTTACAAAGTGGTTTCTCCGGAGCGTCGGGGTTTCCGGGCTGCTGAAGATGCTCTCCGCCTTCCCCGACCGCTCCGCCCGCTCCGTCTGCGTCGTCGCCGTCTCCGCTTCGAGCGGCGAGATACACCTCTTTCGGGGCGAGGTCGAGGGTGAGATAGCCGACGCCCCGCGCGGAGCCGCCGGCTTTGGATACGACCCCGTTTTCGTTCCGAACGGACACAGACGGACCTACTCGGAGATGGGCGACGAAAAACACGAGAACTCACACAGAAACCGGGCGTTCAACGCCCTGGCGGTATGGCTGACAGCCGGTCGAAAAGGGTAA
- a CDS encoding PLP-dependent aminotransferase family protein: MNGEKAKDHKMPLVDLDRFDFLYANRVKGMKTAATRDLMATLSRPGIISLAGGFPDTKAFGEEAFRTISEDIASDAAQALQYGPTGGLEGIKDVIVEVMEAEGTPAQQENVFITTGAQQALDLVAKVFLDEGDAILCEGPSYAGALNAFAAYRPRIAHVPMDRAGMIPSAARETLVRAKKQGMHVKFIYTVPNFQNPGGVTMSRERRKELLAIAREFDLIIIEDNPYGMLRFEGEPLPTLAALEIEETGDVDRVVYLGTFSKIFAPGVRLGWVHAQPGILHKINVGKQGADLCSSNLSQMMITSFFKNGDWNAYVRRLNAIYKERRDAMLAALAEYMPKDVYWTHPEGGLFVWATLPSYLDATAMLPRAISKNVAYVPGEGFYAGGEHKNNMRLNFSFVESEKIRRGIEILAEVIRQRMELRSDLERGTGQMRAVPKPKPKAQKKSPEKEAAEALTERARAGRDG; the protein is encoded by the coding sequence GTGAACGGCGAGAAAGCGAAGGATCACAAAATGCCGCTCGTAGACCTAGACAGGTTCGATTTTCTTTACGCAAACCGGGTCAAGGGTATGAAGACCGCCGCGACCCGCGACCTCATGGCGACGCTTTCGAGGCCGGGGATCATCTCCCTTGCCGGGGGCTTTCCCGATACGAAAGCGTTTGGCGAAGAGGCGTTTCGCACGATCTCCGAAGACATCGCCTCGGACGCGGCGCAGGCCCTGCAGTACGGCCCGACCGGCGGCCTCGAAGGCATCAAGGACGTAATAGTCGAGGTGATGGAGGCCGAGGGGACGCCCGCCCAGCAGGAGAACGTCTTTATCACGACCGGGGCGCAGCAGGCGCTGGACCTTGTGGCGAAGGTGTTTCTCGACGAAGGCGACGCCATCCTGTGCGAGGGGCCGTCCTACGCGGGGGCGCTCAACGCCTTTGCGGCGTACAGGCCGAGGATCGCACACGTACCGATGGACCGGGCGGGGATGATCCCCTCAGCGGCTCGCGAGACACTGGTGCGGGCAAAAAAGCAGGGGATGCACGTCAAGTTTATCTACACAGTTCCGAACTTCCAGAACCCCGGCGGCGTTACGATGTCGCGCGAGAGGCGCAAGGAACTGCTCGCCATCGCCCGCGAGTTCGACCTTATAATCATCGAGGACAACCCGTACGGGATGCTCCGCTTCGAGGGCGAGCCGCTCCCGACCCTCGCCGCGCTGGAGATAGAAGAGACCGGCGACGTTGACCGGGTGGTCTACCTCGGGACCTTCTCAAAGATATTCGCGCCGGGGGTGAGGCTCGGGTGGGTTCACGCCCAGCCGGGGATTCTGCACAAGATCAACGTCGGCAAGCAAGGGGCGGATCTTTGCTCGTCGAACCTGTCGCAGATGATGATCACTTCCTTTTTCAAGAACGGCGACTGGAACGCTTACGTCAGGCGTCTGAACGCTATCTACAAGGAGCGTCGGGATGCGATGCTCGCCGCCCTTGCCGAGTACATGCCCAAGGACGTCTACTGGACCCACCCCGAGGGCGGGCTGTTCGTCTGGGCGACGCTGCCTTCCTACCTCGATGCAACGGCGATGCTGCCGCGGGCGATAAGCAAAAACGTCGCCTACGTGCCGGGTGAGGGGTTCTACGCCGGGGGCGAGCACAAAAACAACATGCGCCTCAACTTCTCGTTTGTCGAGTCCGAGAAGATCCGTCGCGGCATAGAGATCCTGGCCGAGGTCATTCGCCAGCGGATGGAGCTTCGCAGCGACCTGGAGCGCGGCACGGGGCAGATGCGCGCCGTCCCGAAGCCGAAGCCGAAGGCCCAGAAGAAGTCCCCCGAGAAAGAGGCCGCCGAGGCTCTCACCGAGCGGGCGCGAGCGGGGAGGGACGGCTAG
- a CDS encoding D-alanine--D-alanine ligase family protein produces the protein MAKLVVLRGGHSMERDVSFVTGTRVGRALERLGHDVHLLDIEDSTTENLIDLAPDAAFICLHGPGGEDGTVQALLETLDIPYTGSGPLSSIRCMDKDYAKRALQAAGVQTPPFRTFLRRAMNEMGAASALNIAAESLGYPFAVKPAREGSSFGLSKVDEPDGLLEAVYEAFGYDAKIILEKWIEGPEVSVPIVESESGEPEILGLVEIRPRGGEYDFQAKYTPGATDFAIPAEVSNVVAEQVEQTALTAYKALGCSGFARIDTIVERGTPKVLDVKTIPGFTETSTFPLAAEAVGMSFEKLVERILSAALKDEVVKL, from the coding sequence GTGGCGAAGCTCGTCGTACTCCGGGGCGGCCACTCGATGGAGCGGGACGTGTCGTTTGTCACCGGCACAAGGGTCGGGCGCGCCCTTGAACGCCTCGGCCACGACGTCCATCTTCTCGACATCGAGGACTCCACGACCGAGAACCTTATAGACCTTGCCCCCGACGCCGCGTTTATCTGCCTGCACGGGCCGGGCGGCGAGGACGGGACGGTGCAGGCGCTTCTGGAGACCCTCGACATCCCGTACACCGGAAGCGGGCCGCTCTCGAGCATCCGCTGCATGGACAAGGACTACGCCAAGCGCGCCCTGCAGGCCGCCGGGGTCCAGACGCCACCGTTCCGCACGTTCCTGAGGCGGGCGATGAACGAGATGGGTGCGGCCTCGGCGCTGAACATCGCGGCTGAGTCGCTCGGTTATCCGTTCGCCGTCAAGCCCGCTCGGGAAGGTTCGAGCTTCGGGCTGTCGAAGGTGGACGAGCCGGACGGGCTGCTCGAAGCCGTCTACGAAGCGTTCGGCTACGACGCAAAGATAATCCTCGAGAAGTGGATCGAAGGCCCCGAGGTCTCCGTCCCGATAGTCGAGTCGGAGAGCGGCGAGCCGGAGATACTCGGCCTTGTCGAGATAAGGCCGCGCGGCGGCGAGTACGACTTCCAGGCGAAGTACACCCCCGGCGCAACGGACTTCGCCATCCCGGCGGAGGTCTCGAACGTCGTCGCGGAGCAGGTCGAGCAAACCGCCCTGACGGCCTACAAGGCCCTTGGGTGCTCCGGTTTCGCCCGCATAGACACCATCGTCGAGCGCGGCACGCCGAAGGTTCTGGACGTAAAGACCATCCCCGGCTTCACCGAGACCTCGACCTTCCCGCTCGCCGCCGAAGCGGTCGGGATGTCTTTCGAGAAGCTGGTAGAGAGAATCCTCTCCGCCGCCCTGAAGGACGAAGTGGTGAAGCTCTAG
- a CDS encoding alpha/beta fold hydrolase has translation MNAGEPRVVHRYADLGGVRLHYVEAGEGPLVVLLHGFPEFWYSWRFQIPALAEAGFRVVAPDMRGYNLSGKPEKVSDYRVELLVQDVSDLIHHLGKRRACLVGHDWGGAVAWTAAMLLPELVEKLVVLNLPHPKTFMRGLLRPKQLRKSWYIFALQTPGAPGRYVQRKIFEWMLLNFRRDPVRVGTFGERDLELYREAMSRPGALTAATNYYRALLRRNPKKSASLVRRIEAPTLLIWGERDRYLGVELLQVDRDLVPHLQTERLPDASHWVQQDAPQRVNRLLRDFLKSPKPGRQQC, from the coding sequence ATGAACGCCGGGGAGCCACGAGTCGTCCACCGCTACGCCGACCTCGGAGGGGTGAGGCTCCACTACGTCGAGGCCGGGGAGGGGCCGCTCGTCGTGCTGCTCCACGGTTTTCCGGAGTTCTGGTACTCGTGGCGGTTTCAGATCCCGGCCCTCGCGGAGGCGGGCTTTCGCGTCGTCGCACCGGACATGCGTGGCTACAACCTTTCAGGCAAGCCGGAGAAAGTCTCGGATTACCGCGTCGAGCTGCTGGTGCAGGATGTCTCAGACCTTATCCACCACCTCGGGAAAAGGCGAGCCTGCCTTGTCGGCCACGACTGGGGCGGGGCGGTCGCCTGGACAGCGGCGATGCTCCTCCCGGAGCTTGTCGAGAAACTCGTCGTCTTGAACCTCCCGCACCCGAAAACGTTCATGCGGGGGCTTCTGAGGCCGAAGCAACTGAGAAAGAGCTGGTACATATTCGCCCTGCAGACCCCCGGCGCCCCGGGAAGGTACGTCCAGAGAAAGATCTTTGAGTGGATGCTCCTGAACTTCCGCCGCGACCCGGTGCGGGTCGGAACGTTCGGCGAAAGGGACCTCGAACTCTACCGGGAGGCGATGTCGAGACCGGGCGCGCTGACCGCCGCAACAAACTACTACCGCGCTCTTCTGCGCCGGAACCCGAAGAAGAGCGCCTCGCTCGTTCGCAGAATAGAAGCCCCGACGCTCCTTATATGGGGCGAGCGCGACCGCTACCTCGGGGTGGAACTCCTGCAGGTAGACCGCGACCTCGTACCGCATCTGCAAACGGAACGCCTCCCGGACGCAAGCCACTGGGTCCAGCAGGACGCGCCGCAGAGGGTCAACCGGCTGCTCAGGGACTTCCTGAAAAGCCCGAAGCCCGGTCGTCAGCAGTGCTAG
- a CDS encoding DoxX family protein produces the protein MKWLVRYSITVLRVSLGAIFLGFGLLKFFPGLSPAADLATQTTSALTFGLIPASVSILLVATLECIIGLGLLSGRFMRLILLLLGFQMLGAMSPILLFSGQLFAGPWHAPTLEAQYVIKDVVLIGAGLVIGATLHGGRIVTERVRRAEDYRRYIPPSKQALTEPVAKPRLLEKLRVR, from the coding sequence ATGAAGTGGCTGGTCCGGTACAGCATCACCGTGCTGCGTGTCAGCCTGGGGGCCATCTTCCTCGGGTTCGGGCTGCTGAAGTTCTTTCCGGGCCTGAGTCCGGCGGCTGACCTTGCAACCCAGACCACGAGCGCCCTTACCTTCGGCCTGATTCCGGCGAGCGTGAGCATCCTGCTCGTTGCGACGCTTGAGTGCATTATCGGGCTCGGGTTGCTCTCGGGCCGGTTCATGCGCCTGATTCTGCTCCTGCTGGGCTTTCAGATGCTAGGTGCGATGTCGCCGATACTCCTTTTTTCGGGCCAGCTTTTCGCCGGTCCCTGGCACGCCCCCACCCTTGAAGCCCAGTACGTTATAAAGGACGTGGTCCTTATCGGCGCGGGGCTTGTCATAGGGGCCACCCTGCACGGCGGCCGCATCGTCACCGAACGGGTGCGCCGCGCCGAGGACTACCGGCGGTATATCCCCCCCTCAAAGCAGGCCCTCACAGAACCGGTCGCCAAGCCCCGGCTCCTTGAGAAGCTCCGCGTGAGGTAG
- the trmFO gene encoding methylenetetrahydrofolate--tRNA-(uracil(54)-C(5))-methyltransferase (FADH(2)-oxidizing) TrmFO has translation MSDVTIIGAGLAGSEAAWQAAEAGLSVRLFEMRPTRETPAHRTENFAELVCSNSLGGTALETASGLLKEELRRMGSVILRCAEETSVPAGGALGVGREEFPRAVTETVSAHPNIEVVREEATAIPDCPVVIASGPLTSDALHRHVEKLSGENLYFYDAASPIIHRDSLDGSVAFMASRWGKGEASYINCPMDRETYYAFVEELRSAELSPIKDFEEDLYFEGCLPVETIARRGIDTLRFGPMRPVGLPDPRTGKEAFAVVQLRQDDTEGRLFNIVGFQTRLKWPEQRRVFRMIPGLENAEFARMGVMHRNTYVPANRMLDRTMKVRDGITEAPLYVAGQLTGVEGYVESTAMGLVAGVNVARRVKGEPAFVLPKETMTGALAEYITTKEGTLQPINSNWGLVPTVPKKENGRRVPKQERRMRQAEEALRVLDGFLPGEVGTAARSGSLSGV, from the coding sequence TTGTCTGACGTAACCATCATAGGGGCGGGGCTTGCAGGTAGCGAGGCCGCCTGGCAGGCCGCCGAGGCCGGTCTGTCCGTCCGTCTGTTCGAGATGCGCCCGACGCGCGAGACCCCGGCCCACCGCACCGAAAACTTCGCGGAGCTGGTCTGCTCGAACTCGCTCGGCGGGACGGCCCTTGAAACGGCTTCGGGCCTTTTGAAGGAGGAACTCCGGCGGATGGGGTCGGTTATCCTGCGCTGTGCGGAGGAGACTTCCGTCCCGGCCGGCGGCGCTCTGGGCGTCGGGCGCGAGGAGTTCCCCCGCGCCGTAACGGAGACCGTCTCGGCGCACCCGAACATCGAGGTCGTGCGGGAGGAGGCCACGGCTATACCGGACTGCCCGGTCGTTATCGCTTCGGGGCCGCTGACTTCGGATGCGCTGCACCGCCACGTCGAGAAACTCTCGGGGGAGAACCTGTACTTCTACGACGCCGCGTCGCCGATCATCCACAGAGACTCGCTTGATGGCTCGGTCGCGTTTATGGCCTCGCGCTGGGGCAAGGGCGAGGCGTCGTACATAAACTGTCCGATGGACCGGGAGACGTACTACGCCTTTGTCGAGGAGCTTCGCAGCGCGGAACTCTCCCCCATAAAGGACTTCGAGGAAGACCTGTACTTCGAGGGCTGTCTCCCAGTCGAGACGATCGCCCGGCGCGGGATAGACACGCTTCGTTTCGGGCCGATGCGTCCGGTCGGGCTCCCTGACCCGCGCACCGGAAAAGAAGCGTTCGCGGTCGTGCAGCTCCGGCAGGACGATACCGAGGGTCGGCTCTTCAATATCGTCGGCTTCCAGACGCGCCTGAAGTGGCCCGAGCAGCGGCGGGTATTTCGGATGATCCCGGGTCTTGAAAACGCCGAGTTCGCCCGCATGGGCGTGATGCACCGCAACACCTACGTTCCCGCAAACCGGATGCTCGACCGGACGATGAAGGTGCGTGACGGGATAACCGAAGCCCCGCTCTACGTCGCCGGGCAGCTGACGGGCGTCGAGGGCTACGTCGAGTCAACGGCGATGGGCCTCGTCGCCGGGGTAAACGTGGCGCGCCGGGTGAAAGGCGAGCCCGCGTTCGTTCTCCCGAAGGAGACGATGACGGGTGCTCTGGCCGAGTACATCACGACAAAGGAAGGCACGCTCCAGCCCATAAACTCAAACTGGGGTCTCGTGCCGACCGTCCCGAAAAAGGAGAACGGTCGGCGCGTTCCGAAGCAGGAGCGCAGGATGCGTCAGGCCGAGGAAGCCCTTCGGGTGCTCGATGGGTTCCTTCCGGGTGAGGTCGGGACTGCGGCCCGGAGCGGCTCTCTTTCCGGGGTGTGA
- a CDS encoding LutC/YkgG family protein, whose translation MTSGPSAREEILARIRRATSDVPKTERPQDVSIERGYRTETDASPEETVATFCANVAEYRATVHRTTQAELARKIDRCLGERGIRRLAIPHDLPEAMIPWSVEVLRDDPRSPLSNADLDDADGVLTGCAIGVAQTGTIILDAGAGQGRRAITLLPDYHLCVVREEQVVGLVPEAIAELQHNVGGEGRAVTFISGPSATSDIELERVEGVHGPRTLEVIVVSG comes from the coding sequence ATGACCTCTGGCCCGTCGGCAAGGGAAGAGATACTCGCCCGCATCCGGCGCGCCACCTCGGACGTGCCAAAGACGGAGAGACCCCAGGACGTTTCTATCGAGCGTGGCTACCGAACCGAAACAGACGCTTCACCCGAAGAGACGGTCGCCACCTTCTGCGCGAACGTCGCGGAGTACCGGGCGACGGTGCACCGGACAACGCAGGCGGAGCTTGCAAGGAAGATAGACCGGTGCCTCGGAGAGCGCGGCATCCGGCGGCTCGCCATACCGCACGACCTGCCCGAGGCCATGATCCCCTGGTCCGTGGAAGTCCTGCGCGACGACCCGAGAAGCCCCCTCTCAAACGCCGACCTCGACGACGCGGACGGTGTCCTGACGGGTTGCGCCATCGGGGTCGCCCAGACCGGGACGATCATCCTCGACGCCGGGGCCGGACAGGGCCGCCGGGCCATAACTCTGCTGCCGGACTACCACCTCTGCGTGGTCAGAGAGGAACAGGTCGTCGGTCTCGTCCCGGAGGCGATAGCAGAGTTGCAGCACAACGTCGGCGGCGAGGGAAGGGCCGTCACCTTTATCTCCGGTCCTTCTGCAACCTCGGATATAGAACTCGAACGGGTGGAGGGCGTACACGGTCCGAGGACGCTTGAGGTCATCGTCGTCTCGGGGTAG